A region from the Colius striatus isolate bColStr4 chromosome 12, bColStr4.1.hap1, whole genome shotgun sequence genome encodes:
- the THAP4 gene encoding peroxynitrite isomerase THAP4 has translation MVICCAAANCSNRQGKAHRGAVSFHRFPLKDSKRLIQWLKAVQRDNWTPTKYSFLCSEHFTKDSFSKRLEDQHRLLKPTAVPTIFQLAEKKHGNLDYVRSRRKIASQVPLEDGEEPREGGCEVAQSTLSSGQDFMVKQETTEMEEASVQAGTGAASQEDSGLPGQLDGPRRRTLGDNLVAKAGTQLKPERSAVEACPRGSWAGSWVADRSGVSVDDFTPAASGACKFIGSLHSYSFSSKHARERPPLPREQLERKRPKRDAEPSCSSHLLGRDKAVGEGSPTSSLTATPQKPPQGSSASPADLTPQPAAEAVLGRKGDTDANPMSINEVIMSASGACKLIDSLHSYCFSSRQSKSQVCCLREQVEKKNGELKLLRQRISRSDSQVRKLKEKLDELKRISFPYLNSLLSQDCETPQLNPVMEPLSWMLGTWLSDPPGDGTFPTMKPFQYLEEVHISHVGQPMLNFSFNAFHPDTRKPMHRECGFIRLKPDTNKVAFISAQNTGLVEVEEGEVNGQELSIASHSIARISFAKKPHVEQITRKFRLNSDGKLEQTVSMATTTQPMTQHLHITYKKVTP, from the exons ATGGTGATCTGCTGCGCCGCCGCCAACTGCTCCAACCGGCAGGGGAAGGCGCACCGCGGCGCCGTCTCCTTCCACAG GTTCCCCCTGAAGGATTCCAAGCGCCTGATTCAGTGGCTGAAAGCCGTTCAGAGGGACAACTGGACTCCCACCAAGTACTCGTTTCTCTGCAGCGAGCATTTCACCAAAGACAGCTTCTCGAAGCGGCTGGAAGACCAGCACCGGCTGCTGAAGCCCACGGCCGTCCCCACCATCTTCCAGCTCGCAGAGAAAAAACACGGCAACCTGGATTATGTcagaagcaggaggaaaataGCAAGCCAGGTGCCGCTGGAGGATGGGGAAGAGCCGAGGGAAGGGGGCTGTGAGGTAGCCCAGAGTACCCTGTCTTCCGGCCAGGACTTCATGGTGAAGCAAGAGACAACAGAGATGGAGGAGGCGAGCGTGCAAGCGGGAACGGGAGCGGCGTCCCAGGAGGACAGCGGCCTCCCTGGCCAGCTGGACGGCCCTCGCAGGAGGACGTTAGGGGACAACTTGGTTGCCAAAGCTGGAACCCAGCTAAAGCCTGAGAGATCCGCTGTGGAGGCCTGTCCCAGAGGCAGCTGGGCGGGGAGCTGGGTGGCAGACAGGAGCGGCGTGTCAGTCGACGACTTCACGCCCGCCGCCTCCGGCGCTTGCAAGTTCATCGGCTCCCTGCACTCGTACAGCTTCTCCTCCAAGCACGCCAGAGAGAGACCTCCTCTGCccagagagcagctggagaggaaaaggcCAAAGAGAGATGCGGAgccaagctgcagcagccacctccTGGGACGCGACAAGGCCGTAGGGGAAggctcccccacctcctccctcACGGCCACCCCTCAGAAGCCCCCGCAGGGCTCGTCGGCGTCCCCGGCAGACCTCACCCCGCAGCCCGCCGCCGAGGCCgtgctggggaggaagggggaCACGGATGCCAACCCCATGTCCATCAACGAGGTGATTATGTCGGCCTCGGGAGCCTGCAAGCTCATCGACTCCCTGCACTCGTACTGTTTCTCCTCCAGGCAGAGCAAGAGCCAGGTGTGCTGCTTGCGCGAGCAGGTGGAGAAGAAGAACGGAGAGCTGAAGCTCTTGAGGCAGAGGATCAGTCGCTCTGACAGCCAAGTCAGGAAGCTAAAGGAGAAGCTGGACGAGCTGAAGAGGATCAGTTTCCCTTACTTGAACAGCCTGCTATCCCAGGACTGTG AGACTCCCCAGCTGAATCCTGTGATGGAGCCCCTGTCCTGgatgctgggcacctggctctCCGACCCGCCGGGCGACGGCACCTTCCCCACCATGAAACCCTTCCAGTACCTGGAGGAAGTGCACATCTCTCACGTGGGGCAGCCCATGCTCAACTTCTC GTTCAATGCCTTCCACCCAGACACCAGGAAGCCCATGCACCGAGAATGTGGATTCATCCGCCTCAAGCCTGACACTAACAAGGTGGCCTTCATCAGTGCCCAGAACACAG GTCTGGTGGAGgtggaggaaggggaggtgaatggacaagagctgtctATAGCTTCTCACTCCATAGCCAGGATCTCCTTTGCCAAGAAGCCCCACGTAGAGCAG ATTACCAGAAAGTTCAGGCTCAATTCTGATGGGAAACTCGAACAGACCGTCTCCATGGCAACCACTACGCAGCCCATGACCCAGCACCTCCACATCACCTACAAGAAGGTGACTCCCTGA
- the ATG4B gene encoding cysteine protease ATG4B, whose protein sequence is MDAATLTYDTLRFEYEDFPETKEPVWILGRRYSVFTEKDEILLDVTSRLWFTYRKNFPAIGGTGPTSDTGWGCMLRCGQMIFAQALVCRHLGRDWRWIKGKRQMDNYFSVLNAFIDKKDSYYSIHQIAQMGVGEGKSIGQWYGPNTVAQVLKKLATFDTWSSLAVHIAMDNTVVMEEIRRLCHSSSPCPAGGAAALYNGHPEGAGGTDRLPLWKPLVLLIPLRLGLTDINEAYIETLKHCFMMPQSLGVIGGKPNSAHYFIGYVGEELIYLDPHTTQPAVEPGDSGCLPDESFHCQHPPCRMSIAELDPSIAVGFFCNTEEDFNDWCHQIKKLSLLRGALPMFELVERQPSHFSNPDVLNLTPDSSDADRLERFFDSEDEDFEILSL, encoded by the exons ATGGACGCAG CTACTCTCACCTACGACACTCTCAGGTTCGAATATGAAGACTTCCCTGAGACCAAAGAACCCGTTTGGATCCTCGGCCGCAGATACAGTGTTTTCACAG AGAAAGATGAGATCCTGTTGGATGTGACCTCTCGCCTCTGGTTCACCTACAGGAAGAACTTCCCCGCTATTG GAGGAACCGGTCCCACGTCTGACACTGGCTGGGGCTGTATGTTGCGGTGTGGCCAGATGATCTTTGCTCAGGCCTTGGTCTGCAGACATTTGGGAAGAG ACTGGAGGTGGATAAAAGGAAAGAGGCAGATGGATAATTACTTCAGTGTTCTTAATGCCTTCATTGACAAAAAAGACAGCTACTACTCCATTCACCAGATAG CCCAGATGGGAGTTGGAGAGGGAAAGTCCATAGGCCAGTGGTACGGACCAAACACGGTCGCACAAGTGCTCAA AAAACTTGCCACTTTTGATACCTGGAGTTCCCTGGCAGTGCACATAGCCATGGACAACACCGTGGTGATGGAGGAAATCA GGCGGCTGTGCCACTCCAGCTCGCCGTGTCCCGCCGGGGGAGCGGCTGCACTCTACAACGGGCACCCCGAGGGCGCTGGGGGCACAGACAGGCTCCCACTCTGGAAACCATTGGTGCTGCTCATACCTCTTCGCCTTGGGCTCACAGACATCAATGAAGCCTATATCGAAACCCTAAAG CACTGCTTCATGATGCCCCAGTCCCTGGGAGTGATCGGAGGGAAACCAAACAGTGCTCACTACTTCATTGGCTATGTAG GGGAGGAGCTCATTTACCTGGACCCCCACACCACGCAGCCTGCGGTGGAGCCCGGCGACAGCGGCTGTCTGCCCGACGAGAGCTTCCACTGCCAGCACCCTCCCTGCAGGATGAGCATCGCCGAGCTCGACCCCTCCATCGCTGTG gGCTTTTTCTGCAACACAGAGGAGGATTTCAATGATTGGTGCCATCAAATCAAAAAG ctgTCCCTGCTGAGAGGAGCTCTGCCCATGTTCGAGCTGGTTGAACGGCAGCCGTCGCATTTCTCCAACCCCGACGTCCTCAATCTCACCCCAG